A stretch of Faecalibacterium duncaniae DNA encodes these proteins:
- a CDS encoding BRO-N domain-containing protein: MAEVNDNGSIQLFEDQKIRTAWDAEKEEWYFSIIDVISVLTGTANPRRYWSDLKRKLKAEGANELYEKIVQLKMLSSDGKRYKTDVANTEQLLRIIQSIPSPKAEPFKAWLAMVGKERIEETIDPEQAIDRALDTYLKKGYSEEWIHQRLLAIRIRNELTDEWKKRGVQKGKEYAILTDEISRAWSGMTTGQYKRLKGLTKENLRDNMTDLELVLTMLAEASTTDISKTAKPQTFEENKQVAKRGGKVAGIARQALEAETGKPVITEKNAFDFQQLVTDIVEDAAELPEQSAEKKEK; the protein is encoded by the coding sequence ATGGCAGAAGTGAACGATAACGGCTCTATCCAGCTTTTTGAAGATCAGAAAATCCGTACTGCATGGGATGCAGAAAAGGAAGAATGGTATTTTTCGATTATTGATGTTATTTCTGTTTTAACTGGAACAGCCAATCCACGGCGTTATTGGAGCGACCTTAAGCGTAAGCTGAAAGCTGAGGGGGCAAATGAGTTGTACGAAAAAATCGTACAACTGAAAATGTTGTCCTCTGATGGAAAACGGTACAAGACAGATGTCGCCAACACCGAACAGCTTTTGCGTATCATCCAGTCCATCCCGTCCCCGAAAGCTGAACCGTTCAAGGCATGGCTGGCAATGGTGGGCAAGGAACGCATCGAAGAAACCATCGACCCGGAGCAAGCTATTGACCGTGCGCTTGATACCTATTTGAAGAAAGGCTACTCCGAAGAATGGATTCACCAGCGGCTTTTGGCAATCCGCATCCGCAACGAACTAACGGACGAATGGAAGAAGCGCGGAGTGCAAAAGGGCAAGGAGTACGCCATCCTGACCGATGAAATCTCCCGCGCATGGTCCGGCATGACCACGGGGCAGTACAAGCGGCTGAAAGGTCTGACAAAAGAAAATCTCCGGGACAACATGACCGATTTGGAACTTGTGCTGACCATGCTGGCGGAAGCATCTACCACGGATATTTCCAAGACTGCAAAGCCGCAGACCTTTGAAGAAAACAAGCAGGTTGCTAAACGCGGCGGCAAGGTAGCCGGTATTGCACGGCAGGCTCTTGAAGCAGAAACTGGCAAGCCCGTTATTACAGAAAAGAATGCGTTTGACTTCCAGCAGCTTGTGACCGACATTGTAGAAGATGCCGCCGAACTGCCGGAGCAGTCTGCCGAAAAGAAAGAAAAATAA
- a CDS encoding relaxase/mobilization nuclease domain-containing protein: MAVTKIHPIKSTLKKALDYIENPVKTDEKILVSSFACSYETADIEFELLLSQAMQKGNNLAHHLIQSFAPGETTPEQAHEIGRQLADEVLQGKYPYVLTTHIDKGHVHNHIIFCAVDLVNQRKYVSNRQSYSYIRRTSDRLCKEHNLSVVMPGQDRGKSYAEWNAHRKGTSWKAKLKAAIDTTIPQAKDFDDFLRLLQEQSYEVKRGKYVSFRAPGQERFTRCKTLGEAYTEEAITERIKGRFAERKPKETRKISLQIDLENSIKAQQSAGYEKWAKLHNLKQAARTLNFLTEHEIDSYPDLESRVAEITAVSTEAAAALKTAERRLAEMAVLIKDVTTCKELRPLVQEYQQAADKKQFRRKHEGTLILYEAAAKALKEQGFQKLPDLYALKAEYKQLAEQKDQLQRQYNDAKRQMQEYGIIKQNVDGILRTAPGKEQMQER; this comes from the coding sequence ATGGCAGTTACAAAGATACATCCTATCAAGTCAACGCTGAAAAAGGCACTGGACTACATCGAGAATCCGGTCAAGACGGATGAAAAAATACTGGTGTCCTCCTTTGCCTGCTCCTACGAAACCGCCGACATCGAATTTGAACTGCTATTGTCACAGGCCATGCAGAAAGGCAACAATCTGGCCCACCACCTGATACAGTCTTTTGCGCCGGGAGAAACCACGCCGGAGCAGGCCCACGAGATTGGCCGGCAGCTTGCGGATGAAGTGCTGCAAGGCAAATACCCCTATGTGCTAACCACGCACATTGACAAAGGGCACGTCCACAACCACATCATCTTTTGCGCCGTGGACTTGGTGAACCAACGAAAGTATGTTTCCAACCGACAGAGCTATTCCTACATCCGGCGCACCAGTGACCGGCTGTGCAAGGAACATAACCTATCCGTGGTAATGCCCGGTCAAGACCGGGGCAAGAGCTATGCCGAGTGGAACGCGCACCGAAAAGGCACGAGCTGGAAGGCGAAGCTGAAAGCTGCCATAGATACCACCATCCCGCAGGCCAAGGATTTTGACGATTTTCTGCGGCTCCTGCAGGAGCAAAGCTATGAGGTCAAGAGGGGCAAGTATGTGTCGTTCCGTGCGCCCGGACAGGAACGGTTCACCCGCTGCAAAACGCTGGGCGAAGCCTACACCGAGGAAGCTATCACCGAGCGCATCAAAGGTCGGTTCGCGGAGCGGAAGCCCAAAGAAACCCGTAAAATTTCGCTGCAGATTGATTTGGAAAACAGCATCAAGGCCCAGCAGTCCGCAGGGTATGAGAAGTGGGCAAAACTCCACAACTTGAAACAGGCTGCCCGGACGCTGAACTTTCTGACGGAGCATGAAATTGATAGTTACCCGGATTTGGAAAGCCGGGTGGCCGAGATCACCGCCGTCAGCACCGAAGCGGCCGCCGCGCTGAAAACAGCAGAGCGTCGACTTGCTGAAATGGCCGTGCTGATAAAGGATGTCACCACCTGTAAGGAACTGCGCCCACTGGTGCAGGAATATCAGCAGGCTGCTGACAAAAAGCAGTTCCGACGTAAGCATGAAGGAACCTTGATTCTCTATGAAGCCGCAGCCAAGGCCCTGAAAGAGCAGGGCTTCCAAAAGCTGCCCGACCTTTACGCACTGAAAGCCGAATATAAGCAGTTGGCCGAGCAGAAAGACCAGCTGCAACGACAGTACAATGATGCCAAACGCCAGATGCAGGAGTATGGCATCATAAAGCAGAATGTGGACGGCATTCTGCGGACAGCACCGGGAAAGGAGCAGATGCAGGAACGGTAA
- a CDS encoding plasmid mobilization protein yields MTNRTRKIVLRVPVTPEERELIRQKMALLHTRNFSAYARKMLIDGYVVHIDTTGIREQTAELQKIGVNVNQIARRLNSMGPLYTQDVADIKGALAQIWQLQRYILSSQR; encoded by the coding sequence ATGACGAACCGAACCCGAAAAATTGTTCTGCGTGTTCCCGTGACGCCGGAGGAACGGGAACTTATCCGGCAGAAGATGGCTCTGCTGCACACACGGAATTTTTCTGCCTACGCCCGGAAGATGCTGATAGATGGTTATGTTGTCCACATCGACACCACCGGCATCCGGGAACAGACTGCCGAACTGCAAAAGATTGGCGTCAATGTCAATCAGATTGCACGGCGGCTGAACAGCATGGGGCCGCTGTACACACAAGATGTTGCGGACATCAAAGGAGCGCTGGCGCAGATATGGCAGTTACAAAGATACATCCTATCAAGTCAACGCTGA
- a CDS encoding helix-turn-helix transcriptional regulator, with translation MAKIEDCPGFETFGADVKAARKAKQLSRSALADMIHCDSRYLANIENEGTLPSLPVVIQLIKICGLPVERYFNPELMREESAERQRVSHKLQLCPEEYLPIVEGAIDGALRIHEQEKDPACV, from the coding sequence ATGGCGAAAATCGAGGACTGTCCCGGCTTTGAAACGTTCGGAGCGGATGTCAAGGCAGCTCGAAAGGCAAAACAACTTTCCCGCAGTGCGCTGGCTGACATGATACATTGTGACAGCCGGTATCTTGCGAACATCGAAAACGAAGGCACGCTGCCCAGCCTGCCGGTGGTGATTCAGCTGATAAAAATATGTGGTCTGCCCGTGGAGCGGTACTTTAACCCGGAACTCATGCGGGAAGAAAGTGCGGAACGTCAGCGGGTCAGCCACAAGCTGCAGCTTTGCCCGGAAGAATACTTACCCATCGTAGAAGGTGCCATTGACGGTGCCCTGCGAATCCATGAACAGGAAAAAGATCCCGCGTGTGTCTGA
- a CDS encoding response regulator transcription factor yields the protein MKQILIVEDDSFLNKMLAYNLTADGYGVTSALNARTAADAIRQREFDLVLLDINLPDGNGFELCKLIKPQHSDTIVIFLTANDQESDQIRGYEVGAVDYITKPFVIGALQRKIKAMFAMLEHHKPAKDIYDDGRLFLDFSEQTASLNGKPLTLSPMEYKMLNLFRKNPRQVLTRGQLLEKLWDIDERFVDEHTLTTSISRIRSKIEADGGAPYIKTVYGMGYQWTGGEVK from the coding sequence GTGAAGCAGATTTTAATTGTCGAGGACGACAGTTTTTTGAATAAGATGTTGGCCTACAACCTGACCGCAGACGGCTACGGCGTGACTTCTGCCCTAAATGCCAGAACCGCCGCCGACGCCATCCGCCAGCGGGAATTTGATTTAGTGCTGCTGGACATCAACCTGCCGGACGGGAACGGTTTTGAGCTGTGCAAGCTGATAAAGCCCCAGCACTCGGACACCATCGTGATTTTCCTAACCGCCAACGATCAGGAGAGCGACCAGATACGGGGCTATGAGGTGGGCGCGGTGGACTACATCACAAAGCCCTTTGTGATCGGGGCCTTGCAGCGGAAAATCAAAGCCATGTTCGCCATGCTGGAACACCACAAACCGGCCAAGGACATTTACGACGACGGGCGGCTGTTTCTGGACTTCTCGGAGCAGACGGCTTCCCTAAACGGCAAGCCCCTGACCCTATCCCCGATGGAGTACAAAATGCTGAACCTGTTCCGCAAAAATCCCCGACAAGTGCTGACCCGTGGGCAGCTTTTGGAAAAGCTGTGGGATATAGACGAGCGGTTTGTGGACGAACACACCCTGACAACCTCCATCAGCCGTATTCGCAGCAAGATTGAAGCCGACGGCGGCGCACCCTACATCAAGACCGTTTACGGCATGGGGTATCAATGGACGGGAGGCGAGGTAAAATGA
- a CDS encoding sensor histidine kinase gives MKFQNLSVKRLFGRVAMELVLSMSGITIALFLVTKQIAVLLTGGTLLLCALVGIFVLTQAFGKRLSQFTADLCQTLDHMIAGNEAPQRPEDSETQLARIGHRLARLYQIMQENRRRVDEERQELQTLVSDISHQVKTPVSNLKMATDTLLEKPMTEAERTDFIRGIRSQTDKLDFLFQALVKTSRLETGVIQLDKKPGRLFDTVAQAMSGIVYAAEKKEIAVSVDCPEDLTVFHDSKWTSEALFNLLDNAVKYTPAGGKIAVSVVLWEMYVEVKVTDTGKGISESNQAAIFRRFYREEEVHEQQGVGIGLYLAREIVTRQGGYIKVVSEPGKGSEFSIMLPTK, from the coding sequence ATGAAGTTTCAAAACCTCTCGGTAAAGCGGCTGTTTGGCCGGGTGGCAATGGAGCTTGTCCTCTCCATGTCCGGGATCACCATAGCCCTGTTTCTTGTGACAAAACAGATTGCGGTGCTGCTGACAGGCGGGACGCTGCTACTGTGCGCCCTTGTGGGGATTTTTGTACTGACGCAGGCGTTTGGAAAGCGGCTGTCGCAGTTTACCGCTGACCTGTGCCAGACCTTAGACCACATGATCGCCGGGAATGAAGCGCCCCAGCGGCCAGAGGACAGCGAAACCCAGCTTGCCAGAATCGGACACCGGCTGGCAAGGCTTTACCAGATCATGCAGGAGAACCGCCGCCGGGTGGACGAGGAACGGCAGGAGTTACAGACCCTTGTATCGGATATTTCCCATCAGGTGAAAACGCCGGTAAGCAATCTGAAAATGGCGACGGACACCCTGCTGGAAAAGCCCATGACCGAGGCGGAGCGCACCGACTTTATCCGGGGAATCCGCAGCCAGACGGATAAGCTGGACTTTCTCTTTCAGGCCCTTGTGAAAACCTCACGGCTGGAAACGGGCGTGATCCAGTTGGATAAGAAACCGGGTCGCCTCTTTGATACCGTGGCGCAGGCCATGAGTGGGATTGTGTATGCAGCGGAGAAAAAGGAAATCGCTGTGTCCGTGGACTGCCCGGAGGATTTGACCGTTTTCCATGACAGCAAGTGGACATCCGAAGCCCTCTTTAACCTGCTGGACAATGCAGTGAAGTACACCCCGGCAGGCGGGAAAATCGCCGTGTCAGTGGTGCTGTGGGAAATGTATGTGGAGGTCAAAGTGACCGACACCGGCAAGGGCATTTCCGAAAGCAATCAGGCTGCCATCTTCCGGCGCTTCTATCGTGAGGAAGAAGTACACGAACAGCAGGGCGTGGGCATTGGACTGTATCTGGCCCGCGAGATCGTAACGCGGCAAGGCGGCTATATCAAAGTGGTTTCAGAGCCGGGCAAGGGCTCGGAATTTTCCATTATGCTGCCGACAAAATAG
- a CDS encoding ABC transporter ATP-binding protein, whose amino-acid sequence MSVLQTIDLKKYYGTEPNITRALDGVNFSVEDGEFVAVVGTSGSGKSTLLHMMGGLDTPTSGTVIVRGEELAKKNDEQLTIFRRRNIGFIFQNYNLVPILNVYENIVLPVELDGDTVDQKFLDEIVHLLGLEDKLKNMPNNLSGGQQQRVAIARALITKPAIVLADEPTGNLDSKTSAEVLGLIKRTSAEFRQTVVMITHNNDIARLADRIVRIEDGKIVE is encoded by the coding sequence ATGAGCGTTTTACAGACGATTGACCTGAAAAAGTATTACGGTACAGAACCGAACATTACCCGCGCCCTTGACGGCGTAAATTTCTCCGTGGAGGACGGCGAGTTTGTGGCTGTTGTGGGAACCTCTGGTAGCGGCAAGTCCACCCTGCTTCACATGATGGGCGGGCTGGACACTCCCACCAGCGGAACCGTGATCGTCCGGGGCGAAGAACTGGCAAAGAAGAACGATGAACAGCTTACCATCTTTCGCCGCCGCAACATCGGCTTTATCTTCCAGAACTATAACCTTGTTCCTATTCTGAATGTGTATGAGAACATCGTCCTGCCGGTGGAGCTGGACGGGGACACGGTGGATCAGAAGTTTTTGGACGAGATCGTTCACCTGCTGGGGCTGGAAGATAAACTGAAAAATATGCCGAATAATCTTTCCGGCGGACAGCAGCAGCGTGTGGCGATTGCACGCGCCCTGATTACCAAACCGGCTATCGTGCTGGCCGACGAGCCGACCGGTAACCTTGACAGCAAGACCAGCGCCGAGGTGCTGGGGCTTATCAAGCGCACCAGTGCGGAGTTCCGGCAAACCGTTGTGATGATTACCCACAACAACGATATTGCCCGTCTTGCAGATCGGATTGTCCGCATTGAGGACGGCAAAATTGTGGAATAA
- a CDS encoding ABC transporter permease, whose amino-acid sequence MTWPFENDTSNIEKKLAKRSLHHERQRNLFAIIALALTAFMITATFSIGFSYFETYQMQQIRLMGTTADAGITNVTEEQLVEISKSSLVLDVGIQQRLGSVDTEQLRNARLGVVWINDTEWEHHRLPTISGVVGNYPLSKSEIMLPTWVLEQMGISDPQIGMEIVLSYQIGDSYDYVTDTFLLSGYYTDYIPMRTNNRGYVYVSSAFKDSLNVSLDNSVTAMIRFQGNDNADKNCERLRREIDFTEGQTFEIVPLEQANGGTIILAVIILAVFISFSGYLLIYNILYVSVVKDVQFYGRLKTIGTTQRQIKRIIYKQAIRISCIGIPIGLLLGAVVSFGIVPYFLNMMYSTNSDVGTKVSFSPFIFIGAAIFTFITVMIASMKPAKIAGSVSPIAALQYTAASTKSSARNCSKMKLSRMAWNNVFRNAKSTTLVFASLFFGLSLFLVVTGLLHGLSPENYVSQWGVSDFALTYSIHEREDLISSEMVSEIGQLDGIENLRLTYAPYPQVAADVVYDDAVFHEFLASLDGVNGIDFSDPAKLENYQQNFFSGVFGIDSAYLEEINKTLNLPIDTSAFEQGKVVLLSKTVEGLIQPGQEITIQTQNGQHSFIVANGYLNEGFRAGGGNERGTAPDLYISQTALKELFPQYRVFRVAFDTDGQHDESILQELKQITASQANIDIISRYERREEMQEYLITAKVLGTGLSVILLLVGVMNFVNTMVVNVNTRRYELAVLESIGMTKRQIKRMLFMEGFYYWGVSLSLAVTIGTAIFILLYMIFSKVAYYAVFFYPFIPLVLVSGLVLLICLIVPIWVYKTDVNLPVVERLRLTE is encoded by the coding sequence ATGACATGGCCTTTTGAAAATGATACCAGTAACATTGAAAAGAAACTGGCAAAGCGCAGTTTGCACCATGAACGGCAGCGTAATTTATTTGCAATCATTGCTCTGGCACTAACTGCATTTATGATAACTGCGACATTCAGTATTGGCTTTAGTTACTTTGAAACCTACCAAATGCAACAAATCCGCTTAATGGGAACTACCGCAGATGCCGGAATCACAAATGTAACGGAAGAACAGTTGGTTGAGATTTCAAAATCAAGTCTTGTACTTGACGTAGGCATACAGCAGCGTTTAGGCAGTGTTGATACAGAACAACTGAGAAACGCAAGATTAGGTGTAGTATGGATAAATGATACAGAGTGGGAACACCACCGTCTTCCTACTATATCAGGTGTTGTAGGAAATTATCCGTTAAGTAAAAGCGAAATCATGTTGCCTACATGGGTGCTTGAACAGATGGGTATTTCTGATCCACAAATAGGGATGGAAATTGTGTTGTCATACCAAATTGGCGATAGCTATGATTATGTCACGGACACCTTTTTGCTGTCGGGCTACTATACGGACTACATTCCAATGCGCACAAATAATCGTGGTTATGTTTATGTTTCATCCGCTTTTAAGGATAGCTTAAATGTATCACTGGATAATAGTGTTACGGCAATGATCCGTTTTCAAGGCAATGATAATGCTGACAAAAACTGTGAAAGATTGCGGCGTGAGATTGACTTTACAGAAGGGCAAACATTTGAAATTGTACCATTAGAACAGGCAAATGGTGGAACTATTATTTTAGCTGTAATAATTTTAGCAGTTTTTATATCCTTTAGCGGCTATCTGCTGATTTATAATATTCTTTATGTCTCTGTCGTAAAAGATGTGCAATTCTATGGCCGTCTTAAAACGATTGGAACGACCCAAAGGCAGATAAAGAGAATTATCTATAAGCAGGCAATCAGAATCTCTTGTATTGGTATTCCGATTGGCCTGTTACTTGGTGCGGTTGTTTCCTTTGGCATTGTTCCTTACTTCCTGAATATGATGTATTCAACAAATTCTGATGTGGGAACAAAAGTATCTTTTTCGCCGTTTATTTTCATAGGAGCGGCCATATTTACGTTCATTACCGTTATGATTGCAAGCATGAAGCCCGCCAAAATTGCCGGAAGTGTTTCACCAATAGCAGCACTCCAATATACAGCAGCCAGCACAAAGAGCAGCGCCAGAAATTGTAGCAAAATGAAGTTGTCCAGAATGGCATGGAACAATGTCTTTCGTAATGCTAAGAGTACAACCCTTGTTTTTGCATCGCTTTTTTTCGGCCTTTCCTTGTTCCTTGTCGTCACAGGGCTATTACATGGTTTAAGCCCGGAGAATTATGTGAGCCAATGGGGAGTAAGCGATTTTGCACTCACATATAGTATCCACGAAAGAGAAGATTTAATTTCCAGCGAAATGGTTTCAGAGATTGGTCAGCTTGACGGCATTGAGAATTTGAGGTTGACCTATGCACCTTATCCTCAAGTAGCAGCAGATGTTGTATATGACGATGCTGTATTTCACGAGTTTCTTGCGTCATTAGACGGAGTAAACGGCATTGATTTTTCTGATCCGGCAAAATTAGAAAATTATCAGCAAAACTTTTTTAGCGGGGTTTTTGGAATTGACAGTGCATATTTGGAAGAAATCAATAAAACCTTAAACTTGCCTATTGACACGTCTGCCTTTGAACAAGGAAAGGTTGTGCTGCTGTCCAAAACAGTAGAAGGCCTTATTCAGCCAGGGCAGGAAATAACAATCCAGACGCAGAACGGACAGCATTCCTTTATTGTAGCGAACGGTTATTTGAATGAAGGGTTTCGAGCAGGAGGAGGCAATGAGAGAGGGACGGCTCCTGATTTGTATATTAGTCAAACAGCTTTGAAAGAACTCTTTCCGCAATATAGAGTGTTCCGCGTGGCCTTTGATACGGATGGTCAACATGACGAAAGTATACTGCAAGAATTAAAGCAAATCACCGCATCACAAGCTAACATTGATATTATATCCCGATATGAACGGCGAGAAGAAATGCAGGAATATCTCATTACAGCAAAGGTTTTAGGAACAGGGTTGTCCGTGATCCTGCTGCTTGTTGGTGTCATGAACTTTGTCAATACAATGGTTGTCAATGTAAATACTCGGCGCTATGAATTAGCTGTTCTTGAAAGCATTGGAATGACAAAGCGACAAATCAAACGAATGCTATTTATGGAAGGTTTCTATTATTGGGGTGTTTCCCTTTCCCTTGCAGTCACCATTGGAACAGCAATCTTCATCTTGCTATATATGATTTTTAGTAAAGTGGCCTATTATGCTGTTTTCTTCTATCCATTTATCCCACTGGTGCTGGTGTCTGGACTGGTGTTGCTAATCTGCCTTATTGTGCCTATATGGGTCTACAAAACTGACGTTAACCTTCCAGTTGTGGAGCGATTGCGGTTGACAGAGTGA
- a CDS encoding DUF6076 domain-containing protein — protein MKERILIGEEQQIRFRLNGSQNAEVLCDMTRPLGTFLINFERDTDRDWNLYGLSPLRQALHSNRWKQPELEQAASEFLWEKYLSNDPLKMYVAFRIWNSYLLAREPRDRNAACDRFMDKMSRLTGVFQNETMSFDRETGKPKQFQAGSLYFKGAPSEDTRLDLWFPDNRRTEECVSAYASLYPLITYYLNRLNDWGLCFRRCKVCGKYFLAKSQRYELCSDKCRKAQALQNKREFDERSRENNYDLLYKNECQNWRNKINRVKNTAGFPADRLEKIQASFSDFKKEALQRKKAVKTGTASPKEFTDWLYQQSNVIVELTEI, from the coding sequence ATGAAAGAGCGGATTTTGATTGGGGAAGAACAGCAGATCCGCTTCCGTCTGAACGGGAGCCAAAACGCAGAGGTGCTTTGTGATATGACACGCCCACTGGGAACTTTTTTGATAAACTTTGAGCGTGACACGGACAGAGACTGGAACTTATACGGGCTTTCTCCGCTGCGGCAAGCTCTCCACTCCAACCGATGGAAACAGCCGGAGCTGGAGCAGGCGGCAAGCGAATTTCTTTGGGAGAAATATCTTAGCAACGACCCTCTGAAAATGTATGTGGCGTTCCGTATCTGGAACAGCTATCTGCTTGCCAGAGAACCCCGTGACCGTAACGCTGCCTGTGACCGCTTCATGGATAAAATGAGCAGACTGACCGGGGTATTCCAAAACGAAACCATGAGCTTTGACAGGGAGACAGGAAAACCGAAACAATTTCAAGCTGGCAGCCTTTATTTCAAAGGCGCACCGTCAGAAGATACCCGGCTTGACCTCTGGTTCCCGGACAACCGGCGCACAGAAGAATGTGTGTCTGCCTATGCGTCCCTCTACCCGTTGATTACCTATTATCTGAACAGGCTGAATGACTGGGGGCTTTGCTTCCGGCGGTGCAAGGTCTGTGGAAAATATTTTCTGGCAAAGAGCCAGCGGTATGAGCTGTGCAGCGACAAGTGCCGAAAAGCACAGGCGCTTCAAAACAAGCGGGAATTTGACGAGAGGTCAAGAGAAAATAACTATGACCTGCTTTATAAAAATGAATGCCAGAACTGGCGCAACAAAATAAACCGGGTAAAAAATACCGCAGGCTTTCCGGCTGACCGTCTGGAAAAAATACAGGCTTCCTTTTCCGACTTTAAGAAAGAAGCCTTACAGAGAAAAAAGGCTGTAAAAACAGGAACGGCCAGCCCGAAAGAATTTACGGACTGGCTGTATCAGCAGAGTAATGTAATTGTTGAGCTGACCGAGATATGA
- a CDS encoding helix-turn-helix domain-containing protein: MNDKKRLNSYEDLPLVLDVADIQRIMGISRASAYELVHTPGFPAFRRGRLIKVSKIAFFEWMAKGSETVPGSDK, translated from the coding sequence ATGAACGATAAAAAGAGATTGAACAGCTACGAGGATTTACCGCTGGTTCTGGATGTGGCGGACATTCAGCGGATTATGGGAATTTCAAGAGCGAGCGCCTATGAGCTGGTACACACACCCGGCTTTCCAGCGTTCCGCAGGGGCAGACTTATCAAGGTCAGCAAAATTGCTTTCTTTGAATGGATGGCAAAAGGCTCCGAAACCGTACCGGGAAGCGACAAATAA
- a CDS encoding DUF3847 domain-containing protein: protein MEKSLEQLKQEYEKTTVLLEQEKRKMQRLKNRQAYLESGSRKQRTHRLITRGAAIESIAPQTKELSEAEFYSLMESILNLPQAEHFIRSATENHARISGQEKGGD from the coding sequence ATGGAAAAATCTTTGGAACAGTTGAAGCAGGAATATGAAAAAACCACTGTCCTGCTGGAACAGGAAAAACGGAAAATGCAGCGTTTGAAAAACCGGCAGGCGTATCTGGAAAGCGGTTCCCGGAAACAGAGGACGCACCGGCTGATTACCCGTGGGGCAGCTATTGAGAGCATTGCACCACAGACAAAGGAGCTATCCGAAGCGGAATTTTATTCCCTCATGGAAAGCATTTTGAATCTGCCGCAGGCGGAGCATTTCATCCGGTCTGCCACAGAGAACCACGCCCGTATTTCCGGGCAGGAGAAAGGCGGTGACTAA